In Primulina eburnea isolate SZY01 chromosome 3, ASM2296580v1, whole genome shotgun sequence, one DNA window encodes the following:
- the LOC140827202 gene encoding uncharacterized protein produces the protein MLDEEGDKRTKPETDWTADEVQNSNHNSKALNAIFTSVDMNMFCLITNCTSVKSACDILQSHCKGSKSVRRTRLRMITCKFEMMRMEESENILEYDHRLREIANEAFSVGEAISNERLVSKVLRSLPEIFNIKNCAIDEAKCGALSS, from the coding sequence ATGTTAGATGAAGAGGGTGACAAACGGACAAAACCTGAAACTGACTGGACTGCTGATGAAGTGCAAAATTCTAACCACAACTCAAAGGCATTAAATGCTATATTCACATCGGTTGATATGAACATGTTCTGTTTGATCACAAACTGTACTTCGGTTAAAAGTGCATGTGATATCCTCCAAAGTCACTGTAAAGGGTCTAAGAGTGTGAGACGAACCAGATTGAGGATGATTACTTGCAAATTCGAGATGATGAGGATGGAAGAATCTGAGAACATACTCGAGTACGATCACCGTCTACGGGAAATTGCTAATGAGGCATTCAGTGTTGGAGAAGCCATCTCAAATGAGCGTCTAGTTAGCAAAGTCCTTCGTTCTCTACCCGAAATATTCAACATAAAAAATTGCGCAATAGATGAGGCtaagtgtggggcccttagctcctaa